Proteins co-encoded in one Phycisphaerae bacterium genomic window:
- a CDS encoding cytochrome b/b6 domain-containing protein yields MSARMSTLMLGLMLGWIAQSTPAQEVAPVPAAGEEVTAAPVSVDYPANPTSCADCHADRIALNEPLPPAQMLKDSTHVDLDCTDCHMTISMDDLDFSSANPHGPDVPEVGTETCGECHDEAASVYKMHGRLKVNTDPDMPSCWSCHGAHDVLPTTDRRSHVHPINLPETCESCHTDVNLVKRHEYLREEPIKLYESSVHGQASRKGLYVSATCNDCHSAKDPDGKRTAHRILGAGNPESTIYHFNIPNTCGQCHESVTKDYLEGIHGILVTERGSVDSPVCTTCHGEHGIISPKDPRSPVSSARVAEDTCAPCHESVVLNEKYGIPSGRLRSYIDSYHGLKSKAGDVHVANCASCHGAHRILPSSNPNSSINAANLQHTCGECHPGISAELAKTPIHSTATGLYAGWPEFFRNLYIVLIVGTIGGMLLHNGADWLRFVRNLGKRPFVQRLSMNEVMQHWALMISFTVLVISGFSLRFSEAGWVKLLFGWTGGFEIRGIVHRVAAVILILTSIWHLFYLITPRGWQCVKDISMRIYDLRHLGENIQYFLGRRSHPPGFKRFSYMEKAEYWALVWGTIIMTVTGLLLWFDNFFVQSLGLPKGVLDVALVIHYYEAWLATLAILVWHIYGTMFSPAAYPMNTAWLAGRMPRDMYAHEHPEGPRLKARLFTVRLEDEEEAGSGNYHAPDAEERLRGTATAPDGEDETASASTGEGNTKGDSGRGGGSGGRE; encoded by the coding sequence ATGTCGGCACGAATGTCCACGCTGATGCTGGGTTTGATGCTTGGCTGGATCGCGCAGTCGACCCCCGCCCAGGAGGTGGCGCCCGTACCCGCAGCGGGTGAGGAAGTCACGGCCGCGCCGGTTTCGGTCGACTACCCCGCAAACCCAACGAGCTGCGCCGATTGTCATGCCGATCGCATCGCCCTGAACGAACCCCTTCCGCCGGCGCAGATGCTCAAGGACTCGACGCACGTCGATCTGGATTGCACTGACTGTCACATGACGATTTCGATGGACGACCTCGACTTCAGCTCGGCAAACCCGCACGGGCCGGATGTACCGGAAGTGGGCACAGAAACCTGTGGTGAATGTCACGATGAAGCGGCGTCGGTGTACAAGATGCACGGCCGGCTGAAGGTCAACACGGACCCGGACATGCCTTCCTGCTGGAGCTGTCACGGCGCCCACGACGTACTCCCCACGACGGACCGCCGCTCGCATGTTCACCCGATTAATCTGCCGGAGACGTGCGAGTCCTGCCACACCGATGTGAACCTGGTCAAGCGGCACGAGTACCTTCGCGAGGAGCCCATCAAGCTGTACGAAAGCAGCGTTCATGGCCAGGCAAGTCGCAAGGGCCTTTACGTATCGGCGACCTGCAACGACTGCCACTCCGCCAAGGATCCTGACGGAAAGCGCACCGCGCACCGCATTCTCGGCGCAGGCAACCCGGAATCGACGATTTACCACTTCAATATTCCGAATACTTGCGGCCAGTGTCATGAATCCGTCACCAAGGACTACCTGGAAGGAATCCACGGCATTCTCGTCACGGAACGGGGCTCGGTCGATTCTCCGGTGTGTACGACGTGTCACGGCGAGCACGGGATCATCTCGCCTAAGGATCCACGTTCGCCGGTGAGTTCGGCGCGCGTGGCCGAGGACACTTGCGCGCCCTGCCACGAATCCGTCGTGCTCAACGAGAAATACGGGATTCCCAGCGGTCGATTGCGGTCGTACATCGACAGCTACCACGGCCTGAAGAGCAAGGCCGGCGACGTGCACGTGGCCAACTGCGCGTCCTGTCACGGCGCGCACCGCATCCTGCCGTCCTCAAATCCGAATTCATCAATCAACGCGGCCAATCTTCAGCACACCTGCGGTGAGTGCCATCCGGGCATCTCCGCAGAACTGGCCAAGACGCCGATCCACTCGACGGCAACCGGGCTCTATGCGGGTTGGCCCGAGTTCTTCCGAAATCTGTATATCGTGCTCATTGTGGGCACGATCGGCGGCATGCTCCTGCACAATGGAGCGGATTGGCTGCGGTTCGTGCGCAACCTGGGGAAACGTCCGTTCGTGCAACGGCTCAGCATGAACGAGGTTATGCAGCACTGGGCGCTGATGATTTCGTTTACCGTGCTGGTGATTTCGGGCTTCTCCCTGCGTTTTTCCGAGGCGGGCTGGGTCAAGCTTCTCTTCGGCTGGACGGGCGGCTTTGAAATCCGCGGCATCGTTCACCGCGTGGCCGCGGTCATTCTGATCCTGACCTCGATCTGGCATCTGTTTTACTTGATCACGCCGCGCGGCTGGCAGTGCGTCAAGGACATCTCCATGCGAATCTACGACCTTCGCCACCTGGGTGAGAACATCCAGTACTTCCTGGGACGGCGATCGCACCCGCCGGGATTCAAGCGTTTCAGCTACATGGAAAAGGCCGAATATTGGGCGCTGGTCTGGGGAACGATCATCATGACCGTCACCGGACTTCTCCTCTGGTTTGATAATTTCTTTGTCCAGTCGCTCGGATTGCCCAAGGGCGTGCTCGACGTCGCCCTAGTCATTCACTATTACGAGGCCTGGCTGGCAACCTTGGCCATCCTGGTGTGGCACATCTACGGCACGATGTTCAGCCCGGCGGCCTACCCGATGAACACGGCGTGGCTTGCCGGGCGGATGCCACGGGACATGTACGCCCACGAGCATCCCGAAGGACCGCGACTGAAGGCACGATTGTTCACCGTGCGCCTGGAGGATGAAGAGGAAGCCGGAAGCGGTAATTACCACGCGCCTGACGCGGAGGAGCGGCTTCGGGGAACGGCGACCGCCCCTGACGGGGAAGACGAAACGGCTTCCGCCTCTACAGGAGAAGGGAATACCAAGGGAGACTCAGGTCGTGGCGGCGGGAGCGGCGGGAGAGAATAG
- a CDS encoding cytochrome c3 family protein — protein sequence MMKRRWANFLAITPVALGLTGASLLWASPRVQRPAAEMTSRSRSTASATVAEDVRIGDCRTCHTCPAPTSEGLCLRTCTRDRAEEFAVELAKAKKGPSVVILDELENRYLPVPFDHAGHAAMSEMTRGCEVCHHYTPEGVEHPACKTCHAAEPGAGDIRMPGLKGAYHRQCMSCHREWSGETACGACHQPKTGPSAPEVGEAIPSPGDIIGRMHPPIPEPEMEVYETRREGHPDTKVVFRHREHIHQYGFACAECHKEDNCNRCHENGKQHVQQVRTLDEHHRPCAECHDVESPQRCNHCHFAEGEPMPPPFDHARTGWPLNRFHAGRNCRTCHKTTPFTSRPRECNVCHADWSSETFDHAVTGQILNEEHGSFDCEDCHEDRKFDEPPACTSCHDEDEGISFPDKRPGPVAVIPNTPK from the coding sequence ATGATGAAACGACGTTGGGCCAATTTTCTTGCCATCACGCCAGTCGCTCTGGGGCTTACGGGCGCTTCGCTGCTGTGGGCGAGTCCCCGCGTGCAGCGCCCGGCTGCGGAAATGACGTCCCGATCGCGTTCAACCGCTTCGGCCACGGTTGCGGAGGACGTGCGCATCGGTGATTGCCGAACCTGCCACACCTGCCCCGCTCCGACTTCCGAGGGTCTCTGCCTGCGGACCTGCACGCGAGACCGCGCGGAGGAATTCGCGGTCGAATTGGCGAAAGCGAAAAAAGGCCCCAGCGTCGTCATTCTCGATGAGCTTGAGAACCGCTATTTGCCCGTTCCCTTCGACCACGCCGGTCACGCGGCCATGTCGGAGATGACGCGGGGTTGCGAGGTCTGTCACCATTACACGCCGGAAGGCGTCGAGCATCCGGCCTGCAAGACCTGTCACGCGGCGGAGCCGGGCGCAGGCGACATCCGCATGCCGGGACTGAAAGGCGCCTATCACCGGCAGTGCATGAGTTGTCACCGTGAGTGGAGCGGGGAGACGGCCTGCGGCGCCTGCCACCAACCCAAGACGGGACCATCGGCCCCTGAGGTCGGGGAGGCCATACCGAGCCCCGGCGACATCATCGGCCGGATGCATCCGCCGATTCCCGAGCCGGAAATGGAGGTCTACGAGACCCGACGCGAGGGACACCCCGATACCAAGGTCGTTTTCCGGCACCGCGAGCACATCCACCAGTACGGGTTTGCCTGCGCGGAGTGCCATAAGGAGGACAACTGCAACCGCTGCCACGAGAACGGAAAACAGCACGTTCAGCAGGTTCGCACGCTCGATGAACATCATCGTCCTTGTGCGGAGTGCCACGACGTCGAATCGCCGCAACGCTGCAATCACTGCCACTTTGCCGAGGGAGAGCCGATGCCGCCGCCGTTCGATCACGCCCGGACGGGCTGGCCGCTCAACCGTTTCCACGCGGGTCGCAACTGCCGGACGTGTCACAAGACGACGCCGTTTACGTCCCGTCCGCGGGAGTGCAACGTGTGCCATGCGGACTGGTCGTCGGAGACGTTTGATCATGCCGTGACGGGACAGATTCTCAACGAGGAGCATGGGTCCTTCGACTGTGAGGACTGCCACGAAGATCGGAAGTTTGACGAGCCTCCGGCATGTACTTCGTGTCATGACGAGGACGAGGGAATTTCGTTCCCCGACAAGCGACCCGGGCCGGTCGCGGTGATTCCGAATACGCCGAAGTAG
- the hybB gene encoding Ni/Fe-hydrogenase cytochrome b subunit, which translates to MSAHEHEIPAPVNRTMLTPGVMVLAGLTLIGIFFAAGRFIFGLSAVTNLDQQHPWGLWIAIDVATGVALAAGGFTTAALAHIFHREHYHAITRPALLTALLGYTFVAIGLLVDLGRPYNIWHPMWPTMWQGNSVLFEVGICVMCYLTVLYIEFLPIFCERFENDGSHPRLARICRSLNATVGKVMAVFIIAGVVLSCLHQSSLGNLMVIAPYKMHPLWYTPLLPLLFLLSAFAVGFPMVIVESMYASWALKLKPEMNVLSPLARYIPVLLGIYLAVKLSDLAIREAFGFLGEGSVQSTMFIVEMLFGVVLPFVMLLSDRVRRNPKLLLTAALLVVLGVAMNRVNVFLTAYSPPYAVKAYFPSVGEIAVTVGLISLLMLCYRALVTYFPVISQPAKAKAV; encoded by the coding sequence ATGAGCGCGCACGAACACGAGATTCCGGCGCCGGTGAATCGAACGATGCTCACTCCCGGGGTGATGGTCCTGGCCGGGCTGACACTGATCGGCATATTTTTCGCAGCCGGTCGGTTTATCTTCGGGCTCTCGGCGGTGACCAACCTCGATCAGCAGCATCCCTGGGGACTTTGGATCGCCATCGACGTCGCCACCGGTGTTGCGTTGGCCGCGGGCGGATTCACCACGGCAGCACTGGCACACATTTTTCATCGGGAGCACTACCACGCGATCACACGACCGGCCCTGTTGACGGCGCTGCTCGGATACACCTTCGTGGCCATCGGTCTGCTGGTCGATCTGGGTCGCCCGTACAACATCTGGCACCCGATGTGGCCGACCATGTGGCAGGGGAACTCGGTGTTGTTCGAGGTAGGCATATGTGTCATGTGCTACCTCACGGTTCTGTACATCGAGTTTTTGCCCATTTTCTGCGAGCGTTTCGAAAACGACGGTTCGCATCCGCGACTGGCTCGAATCTGCCGATCACTCAACGCCACCGTGGGTAAGGTGATGGCGGTATTCATCATCGCCGGCGTGGTGCTGTCCTGCCTGCACCAGTCGTCGCTGGGCAACCTGATGGTCATCGCGCCGTACAAGATGCACCCGCTGTGGTACACGCCGCTCCTGCCGCTGCTCTTCCTGCTTTCGGCGTTTGCGGTGGGGTTCCCCATGGTGATCGTCGAGTCGATGTACGCTTCCTGGGCGCTGAAGCTCAAACCGGAAATGAACGTGCTGTCGCCGCTGGCACGGTATATCCCCGTCCTGCTGGGGATCTACCTGGCCGTCAAGCTGTCAGACCTGGCGATCCGCGAGGCGTTCGGATTCCTCGGTGAAGGCTCCGTGCAGAGCACGATGTTTATCGTCGAAATGCTCTTTGGCGTGGTTCTGCCCTTTGTCATGCTCCTTTCGGATCGTGTGCGGCGGAATCCGAAGCTGCTCCTGACCGCGGCGCTCCTCGTCGTACTGGGCGTGGCGATGAATCGAGTGAACGTGTTCCTGACGGCGTACAGCCCGCCGTACGCGGTGAAGGCCTACTTCCCGTCGGTGGGAGAGATTGCGGTAACGGTCGGTCTGATCTCGCTCCTGATGCTCTGCTATCGCGCACTTGTGACCTACTTCCCGGTCATCAGTCAGCCGGCGAAAGCCAAGGCGGTGTGA